The following proteins are encoded in a genomic region of Hymenobacter siberiensis:
- a CDS encoding glycosyltransferase has translation MTPPEFSVLLLAWDDADPTVAVLGGAALPPTLPLVYQLAARQPVLAVYPHLPAGKASLKHAASNAPKATTAAADSAHYPIHKQNFTDNPTAVSAAPEAAVDALEAVANRPGIQLLPTAAAQNKTTTPARQSRIIGLTDLAAADAPEATAPAIPGTPAKPLAPSRRMLPAAPGRSQWPVGAHAPALAGQWQAPAAPYLGAGSGAFFPPPPPAPPRPLVAAQGTGGAVPKAAVPGFGPLNGAAATVAAISMARATIRPRLHPQAGDLNFDPDPELPAVQHPAVFEETTAEIGAAEAADLSAPEDDLVPDAPAADDEAPEAAAVRAPLPPPAAPAVLVPHLDGLNFRMIQYARQAAQLVQGRTADFGVIYAPNWPAWLAALEIRNSSGRPLVLYLASLATDLPNPAEHGYQLEMERMAMRRARLVLVPDDALHHRLLALYADATGKVRVVAATDDAAVQRVLGEVAVD, from the coding sequence ATGACTCCGCCCGAATTTTCCGTTTTGCTGCTGGCCTGGGACGACGCCGACCCCACCGTGGCCGTGCTCGGCGGCGCGGCCCTGCCTCCTACCCTGCCGCTGGTGTACCAGCTGGCCGCCCGGCAGCCGGTGCTGGCCGTGTACCCGCACCTACCGGCCGGCAAAGCTTCGCTTAAACACGCCGCCAGCAATGCGCCGAAAGCCACGACAGCGGCAGCTGATTCCGCACATTACCCCATTCATAAACAGAATTTTACGGATAACCCCACAGCTGTTTCGGCCGCTCCGGAAGCCGCTGTCGATGCACTGGAAGCGGTAGCGAACCGGCCGGGCATACAACTGCTGCCCACGGCGGCGGCGCAGAACAAAACGACCACACCGGCACGGCAATCGCGCATTATCGGCCTGACCGATTTGGCCGCCGCCGATGCTCCGGAAGCAACCGCGCCGGCCATCCCGGGCACTCCAGCGAAGCCTTTGGCTCCTTCGCGCCGGATGCTGCCCGCTGCTCCCGGCCGCAGCCAGTGGCCTGTCGGTGCTCATGCGCCCGCGCTGGCGGGCCAGTGGCAAGCGCCGGCCGCCCCGTATCTGGGGGCGGGTTCGGGGGCTTTTTTCCCGCCACCACCGCCCGCCCCGCCCCGGCCGCTGGTGGCAGCGCAGGGCACTGGCGGCGCGGTGCCAAAGGCGGCAGTGCCCGGTTTCGGGCCGTTGAATGGCGCGGCTGCGACCGTTGCGGCTATTTCAATGGCCAGGGCTACCATCCGGCCCCGGCTGCACCCGCAGGCCGGCGACCTGAATTTCGACCCCGACCCGGAGCTGCCGGCCGTGCAGCATCCGGCCGTTTTTGAGGAAACCACGGCAGAAATCGGCGCGGCAGAAGCCGCCGACCTGTCGGCTCCGGAAGACGACCTCGTGCCTGACGCCCCGGCGGCCGACGATGAAGCGCCGGAAGCTGCCGCCGTTCGCGCGCCCCTCCCGCCACCCGCCGCGCCCGCCGTGCTGGTACCCCACCTCGATGGCCTGAACTTCCGCATGATTCAATATGCCCGGCAGGCGGCGCAGCTGGTACAGGGCCGCACCGCCGATTTTGGGGTGATTTACGCCCCCAACTGGCCGGCGTGGCTGGCGGCGCTCGAAATCCGCAACAGCTCGGGCCGGCCGCTGGTGCTCTACCTCGCCAGCCTGGCCACCGACCTGCCCAACCCCGCCGAGCACGGCTACCAGCTCGAAATGGAACGCATGGCCATGCGCCGCGCCCGCCTCGTGCTGGTGCCCGACGATGCCCTGCACCACCGCCTGCTGGCCCTGTATGCGGATGCCACCGGCAAGGTGCGCGTAGTGGCGGCCACCGACGATGCCGCCGTGCAACGCGTGCTGGGCGAAGTGGCCGTGGACTAG
- a CDS encoding glycoside hydrolase family 31 protein — protein sequence MDTTIQENNYMVNDLAAQSHQEHYPGEIIRADELDGHRFLFNCQNGVRLLLHVLSDKIIRFRYLTDGPLSPDFSYAVPADAVSRMEPALVEFREKPDHYRITTERLICIVQKENLKARVLDRSGTILSDDEKGFHWEYDYDTGNDIVKMSKQVPAGVHYYGLGDKPDNMNLRGKRFTNWGSDTYGYVKGSDPLYKNIPFYHVLHQKIAHGIFFDNTFKASFDFAAERADVTSFWAQGGELNYYFIYGPTLMEVTQDYTLLTCPPELPPLWTLGYHQCKWSYFPESNVKEISSGLRDRQIPCDALYLDIDYMEGYRCFTWSKQHFPEPKRMVQELAAEGFKTIVIIDPGIKIDPEYSVYKEGVANDYFCRRADGPLMKGSVWPGLCNFPDFTAPRVREWWAGLFQELIQDIGVKGVWNDMNEPAVFEKGTFPPDVRFDYDGHSASHSKAHNIYGMQMARATNDGVKRFSYPNRPFTITRSTYSGGQRYSSGWTGDNIASWEHLWLANIQCQRLSISGFSFIGSDIGGFVDTPTGELYARWIALGAFHPFFRTHSSGDHGDQEPWSFGDAVTDVVRSFIELRYRLLPYMYTAFWQYATKGTPMLRPLTFLDQNDTETYLRMAEFGLGDNLLICPITQPGADGRWMYLPRGDWFYYWTDTPQTGGSEVWAAADLTRIPLFIKAGAVVPMQPVMQYVGETPVTELTLHVYYKNGTAESVLYDDGGEGYAYLEGHKTVRRFTVTGSATDLVLTQAIEGDYAPSYATYRVVLHGVAGAIAVTADGQPAPVTDATLETGLTLPSLVVPVSFGEVRVNVVASGSGKGEVPVV from the coding sequence ATGGATACCACGATTCAGGAAAATAACTACATGGTAAACGACCTGGCGGCGCAAAGCCACCAGGAACATTATCCGGGCGAAATTATCCGGGCCGACGAGCTCGACGGCCACCGCTTCCTCTTCAATTGCCAGAACGGCGTGCGGCTCTTATTGCACGTCCTCAGCGACAAGATTATCCGCTTCCGCTACCTCACCGACGGCCCGCTCTCGCCCGATTTCTCCTACGCCGTGCCCGCCGATGCCGTCTCGCGCATGGAGCCGGCCCTGGTGGAATTCCGCGAAAAGCCCGACCACTACCGCATCACCACCGAGCGCCTCATCTGCATCGTGCAGAAGGAAAACCTGAAGGCCCGCGTGCTCGACCGCTCCGGTACCATTCTCAGCGACGACGAAAAAGGCTTCCACTGGGAGTACGATTACGATACCGGCAACGATATCGTGAAGATGAGCAAGCAGGTACCCGCCGGCGTGCACTACTACGGCCTCGGCGACAAGCCCGACAACATGAACCTGCGCGGCAAGCGCTTCACCAATTGGGGCTCCGACACCTACGGCTACGTGAAAGGCTCCGACCCGCTCTACAAGAACATCCCGTTCTACCACGTGCTGCACCAGAAAATCGCGCACGGCATTTTCTTCGATAATACCTTCAAGGCCAGCTTCGATTTCGCCGCCGAGCGCGCCGACGTCACCAGCTTCTGGGCCCAGGGCGGCGAGCTGAACTACTACTTCATCTACGGCCCCACGCTCATGGAGGTGACCCAGGATTACACCCTGCTCACCTGCCCGCCCGAGCTGCCGCCCCTCTGGACGCTGGGCTACCACCAGTGCAAATGGAGCTACTTCCCGGAGAGCAACGTGAAGGAAATTTCCTCGGGCCTGCGCGACCGCCAGATTCCCTGCGATGCCCTCTATCTCGACATCGACTACATGGAGGGCTACCGCTGCTTCACCTGGAGCAAGCAGCACTTCCCCGAGCCCAAGCGCATGGTGCAGGAGCTGGCCGCTGAGGGCTTCAAAACCATTGTTATCATCGACCCCGGTATCAAGATTGACCCCGAGTATTCGGTGTATAAGGAGGGCGTGGCCAACGACTACTTCTGCCGCCGCGCCGATGGCCCGCTGATGAAGGGCTCGGTGTGGCCCGGCCTCTGCAACTTCCCCGATTTCACCGCGCCCCGCGTGCGCGAGTGGTGGGCCGGCCTGTTTCAGGAATTGATTCAGGATATCGGCGTGAAAGGCGTGTGGAACGACATGAACGAGCCGGCGGTGTTCGAAAAAGGCACTTTCCCGCCCGATGTGCGCTTCGACTACGACGGCCACTCGGCCTCGCACTCGAAGGCCCACAACATCTACGGCATGCAGATGGCCCGCGCCACCAACGATGGCGTGAAGCGCTTCAGCTACCCCAATCGGCCCTTCACCATCACGCGCAGCACCTACAGCGGCGGCCAGCGCTACTCCTCGGGCTGGACCGGCGACAACATTGCCAGCTGGGAGCACCTCTGGCTGGCCAACATCCAGTGCCAGCGCCTGAGCATCTCGGGTTTCAGTTTCATCGGTAGCGACATCGGCGGCTTCGTGGACACGCCCACCGGCGAGCTCTACGCCCGCTGGATTGCCCTGGGGGCCTTCCACCCGTTTTTCCGCACCCATAGCTCCGGCGACCACGGCGACCAGGAGCCCTGGAGCTTCGGCGATGCCGTGACGGACGTCGTGCGCTCATTCATCGAGCTGCGCTACCGCCTGCTGCCCTACATGTACACCGCCTTCTGGCAGTACGCCACCAAGGGTACGCCCATGCTACGCCCGCTCACCTTTCTGGACCAGAACGACACCGAAACCTACCTGCGCATGGCCGAGTTCGGCCTCGGTGACAACCTGCTCATCTGCCCCATCACCCAGCCCGGTGCCGATGGCCGTTGGATGTACCTGCCCCGCGGCGACTGGTTCTACTACTGGACCGACACGCCCCAGACCGGCGGCAGCGAAGTGTGGGCGGCGGCCGACCTCACCCGCATTCCGCTCTTCATCAAGGCCGGCGCGGTGGTGCCCATGCAGCCGGTGATGCAGTACGTGGGCGAAACCCCCGTCACCGAGCTCACCCTGCACGTGTACTACAAAAACGGCACCGCCGAGAGCGTCCTCTACGACGACGGCGGCGAAGGCTACGCCTACCTCGAAGGCCACAAAACCGTGCGCCGCTTCACCGTCACCGGCTCCGCCACCGACCTCGTCCTCACCCAGGCCATCGAAGGCGACTACGCGCCCAGCTACGCCACCTACCGCGTGGTGCTGCACGGCGTGGCCGGCGCCATTGCCGTCACCGCCGACGGCCAGCCCGCCCCCGTCACCGACGCCACCCTGGAAACGGGCCTCACCCTGCCCAGCCTCGTGGTGCCCGTCAGCTTCGGCGAGGTGCGCGTGAACGTGGTGGCGAGTGGGTCGGGGAAGGGGGAGGTGCCGGTTGTGTAA
- a CDS encoding alpha amylase C-terminal domain-containing protein, producing the protein MATSKSTASAAPKARRPAPLALVKNDAWLAPYEPVLRQRQARLQARLAEIEQYHGSLANYATAHQQLGLNHDAGRRGWVYCEWAPGADYLSLVGDFNGWDRGANPLQKLDFGVWEVFLPDAEYDQRLAHGSRYKVHVVTAAGGKDRLPATVRRVVQDEHTKDYAAQVWEPATPFTWSDQKFKPTKAGKEPLIYEAHVGMATEEGRVGTYREFAENILPRIAAGGYNTVQLMAVMEHPYYGSFGYHVSNLFAASSRFGTPEDLKFLINEAHGLGIAVLLDIVHSHAVKNEAEGLADFDGSGNLYFHQGERGNHPGWDSKLFDYGRPEVQQFLLSNLRFWLEEYHFDGFRFDGVTSMLYHHHGEGVAFMSYDNYFGPAADEDAILYLQLATTLAHELKKGSMLIAEDMSGLPGLCRPIKEGGIGFDFRLAMGIPDYWIKLLKHTPDENWPLSDLWHTLTNRRAGEKTIAYAESHDQALVGDKTLLHWLIDASIYTHMHAADGDPIAARGVALHKLIRLLTLAAGGEGYLTFIGNEFGHPEWVDFPREGNDWSYHFARRQWSLGDNPELKFHQLGEFDKAMIHLAKAQHLLAAGPAVLLKHDEENKVLVFERAGLVFVVNFHVEKSLTDYRFWVTEEGKYRVVLSSDNSRFGGFDRPDEAFEYETYEHQLSLYVPSRVALVLARG; encoded by the coding sequence ATGGCTACGTCGAAATCCACTGCATCCGCCGCCCCCAAGGCCCGCCGCCCGGCCCCGCTCGCCCTCGTGAAAAACGACGCCTGGCTTGCGCCCTACGAACCCGTGCTGCGCCAGCGCCAGGCCCGCCTACAGGCCCGCCTGGCCGAAATCGAACAATACCACGGCTCTTTAGCAAACTACGCCACCGCCCACCAGCAGTTGGGCCTGAACCACGACGCCGGCCGCCGGGGCTGGGTGTACTGCGAGTGGGCTCCCGGGGCCGATTACCTGTCGCTGGTGGGCGATTTCAACGGCTGGGACCGTGGAGCCAACCCGCTGCAAAAGCTTGATTTTGGGGTGTGGGAAGTGTTTTTGCCCGATGCCGAGTATGACCAGCGCCTGGCCCACGGCAGCCGCTACAAAGTGCACGTGGTGACGGCCGCCGGGGGTAAAGACCGCCTGCCCGCCACCGTGCGCCGCGTGGTGCAGGACGAGCACACCAAGGACTACGCCGCCCAGGTGTGGGAGCCCGCCACGCCCTTTACCTGGTCGGACCAGAAATTCAAACCCACGAAGGCGGGCAAAGAGCCCCTCATTTACGAGGCCCACGTGGGCATGGCCACCGAAGAGGGCCGGGTGGGTACCTACCGCGAATTCGCCGAAAATATTCTGCCCCGCATTGCGGCCGGCGGCTACAACACGGTGCAGCTGATGGCCGTGATGGAGCACCCGTACTACGGCTCGTTCGGCTACCACGTCTCCAATCTGTTTGCCGCTAGCTCGCGCTTCGGCACGCCCGAAGACCTCAAGTTTCTCATCAATGAAGCCCACGGGCTCGGCATTGCCGTGCTGCTCGATATCGTGCACTCGCACGCCGTGAAAAACGAGGCCGAGGGCCTGGCCGATTTCGATGGCTCCGGCAACCTCTACTTCCACCAGGGCGAGCGCGGCAACCACCCCGGCTGGGACAGCAAGCTCTTCGACTATGGCCGCCCCGAGGTGCAGCAGTTCCTGCTTTCCAACCTGCGCTTCTGGCTCGAAGAATACCACTTCGATGGCTTCCGCTTCGATGGCGTGACCAGCATGCTCTACCACCACCACGGCGAGGGCGTGGCATTTATGAGCTACGACAATTACTTCGGCCCGGCCGCCGACGAGGATGCCATTCTGTACTTACAGCTGGCCACCACGCTGGCCCACGAGCTCAAAAAAGGCAGCATGCTTATTGCCGAGGACATGAGTGGCCTGCCCGGCCTGTGCCGCCCCATCAAAGAAGGCGGGATTGGCTTCGATTTCCGCCTGGCCATGGGCATTCCCGATTACTGGATTAAGCTGCTCAAGCATACGCCCGACGAGAACTGGCCCCTTAGCGACCTCTGGCATACCCTCACCAACCGCCGCGCCGGCGAAAAAACCATTGCCTACGCCGAAAGCCACGACCAGGCCCTGGTGGGCGATAAAACGCTGCTGCACTGGCTGATTGATGCGAGCATCTACACCCACATGCACGCCGCCGATGGCGACCCCATTGCCGCCCGGGGCGTGGCCCTGCACAAGCTCATCCGCCTGCTCACGCTGGCGGCGGGCGGCGAGGGCTACCTCACCTTCATCGGCAACGAGTTCGGGCACCCGGAGTGGGTCGATTTCCCCCGCGAGGGCAACGACTGGAGCTACCACTTCGCCCGCCGCCAGTGGAGCCTGGGTGACAACCCGGAGCTGAAATTCCACCAGCTGGGGGAGTTCGATAAGGCGATGATTCACCTGGCCAAAGCGCAACACCTGCTGGCCGCCGGCCCCGCCGTTTTATTGAAGCACGACGAGGAAAACAAAGTGCTGGTATTTGAGCGCGCCGGGCTGGTGTTCGTGGTCAATTTCCACGTCGAAAAAAGCCTGACCGACTACCGCTTCTGGGTGACGGAGGAAGGTAAATATCGCGTGGTACTGTCGTCCGACAACAGCCGGTTCGGCGGTTTCGACCGGCCCGACGAGGCGTTTGAGTACGAGACGTATGAGCACCAATTGAGCCTGTACGTGCCGAGCCGGGTGGCGCTGGTGCTGGCGCGGGGGTAG
- a CDS encoding cyclomaltodextrinase N-terminal domain-containing protein, which yields MKNPSVQVLMHGPAAGTLAYSINYPGVKLLKINTVENPNYAFLDLVISPTAKPGRVQITDKKGSQTIMQTWEIRARDKSPKGQGVTDTDFIYEAMIDRFANGDPSNDKFADMRDTNLDRANPFFRHGGDLADVAQHFPYTSRS from the coding sequence ATGAAAAACCCCAGCGTGCAGGTGCTCATGCACGGGCCGGCCGCGGGCACGCTGGCCTACAGCATCAACTACCCCGGCGTGAAGCTGTTGAAAATCAACACCGTTGAGAATCCCAACTACGCTTTTCTCGACCTCGTTATCAGCCCCACGGCCAAGCCCGGCCGGGTGCAGATTACCGACAAAAAAGGCAGCCAGACCATCATGCAGACCTGGGAAATCCGGGCCCGCGACAAGTCGCCCAAAGGCCAGGGCGTGACCGACACGGATTTCATCTACGAGGCCATGATTGACCGCTTCGCCAACGGCGACCCGAGCAACGACAAGTTCGCCGACATGCGCGATACCAACCTCGACCGCGCCAATCCCTTCTTCCGGCACGGCGGCGATTTGGCCGACGTGGCCCAGCACTTTCCCTACACATCAAGGAGCTAG
- a CDS encoding alpha-amylase family glycosyl hydrolase — MTENNQPLTNEGGTMRASYHGFGFTDQYNVDRRFGGNAGYKAYVQQAHAAGLKVVQDAVYNHVGNTHWILQDLPMKSWLHQWPTYTNTTYKYQPITDPHAAPNDKRVTLDGWFVPFLPDLNQQNPYVANYLIENALWNVENFGIDAYRIDTYMYNDQPFMNRCNAALLAEYPRLHIFGESSVNNVIDQAYYTRNKIDFPFKSNQPGGLDFVLEGGLLGALKEVGTPAATGWDGGAQHLYQTLAQDVVYENPNKLVTFLDNFDHDRYLSVIGDDFDRYKMGLTWLLTTRGIPSMYYGTEILMKNFKDPTDAEVRKNFPGGWPGDAENKFTAAGRSARENEVFAFAKN; from the coding sequence GTGACGGAAAACAACCAGCCCCTCACCAACGAAGGCGGCACCATGCGCGCCTCCTACCACGGCTTCGGTTTCACCGACCAGTACAACGTGGACCGGCGCTTCGGCGGCAACGCGGGCTACAAAGCCTACGTGCAGCAGGCCCACGCCGCCGGCCTCAAAGTGGTCCAGGATGCCGTGTACAACCACGTGGGCAACACTCACTGGATTTTGCAGGACCTGCCCATGAAAAGCTGGCTGCACCAGTGGCCCACCTACACCAACACCACCTACAAATACCAGCCCATCACCGACCCGCACGCCGCCCCCAACGACAAGCGCGTAACCCTCGACGGCTGGTTCGTGCCCTTCCTGCCCGACCTCAATCAGCAGAACCCCTACGTGGCCAACTACTTAATTGAAAACGCCCTTTGGAACGTGGAGAACTTCGGCATCGACGCCTACCGCATCGACACCTACATGTACAACGACCAGCCCTTTATGAACCGCTGCAACGCGGCGCTGCTGGCCGAGTACCCGCGCCTGCACATCTTCGGCGAGTCGTCGGTGAATAACGTCATCGACCAGGCCTACTACACCCGCAATAAAATTGATTTCCCCTTCAAGTCGAACCAGCCCGGCGGGCTCGATTTCGTGCTCGAAGGCGGCCTGCTAGGTGCGCTGAAAGAAGTGGGCACGCCAGCCGCCACCGGCTGGGACGGCGGCGCGCAGCACCTGTACCAGACCCTGGCTCAGGACGTGGTGTACGAGAACCCCAATAAGCTCGTCACTTTCCTCGACAACTTCGACCACGACCGGTACCTGTCCGTCATCGGCGACGATTTTGACCGCTACAAAATGGGCCTTACCTGGCTGCTCACCACCCGCGGCATCCCGAGTATGTACTACGGCACCGAAATCCTGATGAAGAACTTCAAGGACCCCACCGATGCCGAGGTGCGCAAGAATTTCCCCGGCGGCTGGCCCGGTGATGCGGAGAATAAATTCACCGCCGCCGGCCGCTCGGCCCGCGAAAACGAGGTTTTCGCCTTCGCAAAAAACTAG
- a CDS encoding cyclomaltodextrinase C-terminal domain-containing protein: MQYLPQDGPYVYFRYDATGTVMVASNTTDKPASLPTAWFTERMAGFTKARNVLTGESLSSVASLQLPAKTAVVLELGKQLFGYRIDTPRNKANCPTHQPEPNLNEFTKLISKAIFVNVER; encoded by the coding sequence ATGCAGTACCTGCCGCAGGATGGCCCCTACGTATACTTCCGCTACGATGCTACCGGCACCGTAATGGTCGCCTCAAACACCACCGACAAGCCCGCCAGCCTGCCCACCGCCTGGTTCACGGAGCGCATGGCCGGCTTCACGAAGGCCCGCAACGTGCTCACGGGCGAGAGTCTGAGCAGCGTTGCGTCGCTCCAGTTGCCCGCCAAAACGGCAGTGGTGCTGGAACTGGGGAAGCAGCTGTTTGGCTACCGCATCGATACCCCCCGGAACAAAGCAAACTGCCCAACGCATCAGCCGGAACCGAACTTGAATGAGTTCACGAAACTCATCTCCAAAGCGATTTTCGTGAACGTTGAAAGGTGA
- a CDS encoding YdeI/OmpD-associated family protein, giving the protein MQPEHEFEAVLEAGDGDGGVFVVIPFSVPEVFGTRGRVPVQVTFDGYPYQGSITPLGDGHHALHVLKQIRKAVDKTIGDTVRVTLSRDVVERKMEAPADLAEQLVKNPQAAAYFAKLAYTHQREFVRWLEGAKRPETRATRLAETVELLGQGRKRP; this is encoded by the coding sequence ATGCAGCCTGAACACGAATTTGAAGCCGTATTGGAAGCCGGCGATGGCGATGGCGGCGTGTTCGTCGTTATTCCTTTTTCGGTGCCCGAAGTATTCGGTACGCGCGGCCGGGTGCCTGTGCAGGTCACCTTCGACGGCTACCCCTATCAGGGCAGCATCACGCCCCTCGGCGACGGCCACCACGCCCTGCACGTCCTCAAGCAAATTCGCAAAGCGGTGGATAAAACCATCGGCGACACGGTGCGCGTGACCCTTTCGCGCGACGTGGTGGAGCGCAAAATGGAAGCCCCCGCCGACCTCGCCGAGCAGCTTGTCAAAAACCCCCAGGCCGCCGCCTACTTTGCCAAGCTGGCCTACACCCACCAGCGCGAGTTCGTGCGCTGGCTGGAAGGGGCCAAGCGGCCCGAAACCCGCGCCACACGCCTGGCCGAAACCGTGGAGCTGCTGGGCCAGGGGCGCAAGCGTCCGTAG